Proteins encoded within one genomic window of Ovis aries strain OAR_USU_Benz2616 breed Rambouillet chromosome 1, ARS-UI_Ramb_v3.0, whole genome shotgun sequence:
- the LRIG2 gene encoding leucine-rich repeats and immunoglobulin-like domains protein 2 isoform X3 — MLRLLYSRLKTRKMNYNELTEIPYFGEPTSNITLLSLVHNIIPEINAEVFQFYPALETLDLSSNLISEIKTSSFPRMQLKYLNLSNNRITVLEAGCFDNLSSSLLVVKLNRNRISMIPPKIFKLPHLQFLELKRNRIKVVEGLTFQGLDSLRSLKMQRNGISKLKDGAFFGLDNMEELELEHNNLTEVNKGWLYGLRMLQQLYVSQNAVERISPDAWEFCQRLSELDLSYNQLTRLDESAFVGLSLLERLNLGDNRVTHIADGVFRFLSNLQTLNLRNNEISWAIEDASEAFAGLTSLTKLILQGNQIKSVTKKAFIGLESLEHLDLNNNAIMSIQENAFSQTRLKELILNTNSLLCDCHSKWLLQWLVDNNFQHSVNVSCAHPEWLAGQSILNVDLKDFVCDDLLKPQIRTHPETTVALRGVNVTLTCAAVSSSDSPMSALWRKDSEVLYDADTENFVRYQQQAGEALEYTSVLHLFSVNFTDEGKYQCIITNHFGSNYSHKAKLTVNEMPSFLKTPMDLTIRTGAMARLECAAEGHPAPQISWQKDGGTDFPAARERRMHVMPEDDVFFIANVKIEDMGIYSCMAQNIAGGLSANASLIVLETPSFVRPLEDKTVTRGETAVLQCIAGGSPTPRLNWTKDDGPLLVTERHFFAAANQLLIIVDAGLDDAGKYTCIMSNTLGTERGHIYLNVISSPNCDSSQSSIGHEDDGWTTVGIVIIVVVCCVVGTSLIWVIVIYHMRRKNEDYSITNTEELNLPADIPSYLSSQGTLSEPQEGYSNSEAGSHQQLMPPANGYLHRGTDGGTGTRVICSDCYDNANIYSRTREYCPYTYITEEDVLDQTLSSLMVQMPKETYLAHPPQDATTLESLVSSADRERSAFPTNHERINEKKPSSTQMSSETLQRPLWNISREPGMPHPPFPQQSVLESSQLHQNEGLAETDPDCSTCPTPCHRLHDHTFDFSRTRNVRDGSEGT, encoded by the exons ATGTTGAGGTTGCTGTATTCTAGGTTGAAAACCAG GAAAATGAATTATAATGAACTAACAGAAATCCCGTATTTTGGAGAACCAACTTCTAATATTACTCTCCTCTCATT AGTTCATAATATAATcccagaaataaatgcagaagTGTTCCAGTTTTACCCTGCTCTCGAGACTTTAGATCTCAGCTCAAATCTAATATCAGAAATCAAGACATCTTCATTTCCTCGAATGCAGCTTAAATATCT GAATTTGAGTAATAATAGGATAACCGTCTTGGAGGCTGGTTGCTTTGATAATTTGTCAAGTTCCTTATTAGTGGTGAAGTTAAACAGGAACAGAATTAGCATGATTCCACCTAAGATCTTCAAGCTACCTCACCTCCAGTTCTT ggaacttAAAAGAAACAGGATTAAAGTTGTGGAGGGTCTCACATTTCAAGGGCTTGACTCCTTAAGATCTTTGAAAATGCAACGGAATGGAATTAGCAAACTTAAGGATGGAGCTTTTTTTGGCTTGGATAACATGGAAGAATT AGAACTGGAGCATAATAACCTTACAGAAGTGAACAAGGGTTGGTTGTACGGCTTGCGAATGTTACAGCAGCTCTATGTGAGCCAGAATGCTGTTGAAAGAATCAGCCCTGATGCGTGGGAGTTCTGCCAAAGACTGTCTGAACT TGATTTGTCCTATAACCAGTTGACCCGTCTGGATGAATCTGCCTTTGTGGGTCTGAGCTTACTGGAGAGATTGAATTTAGGGGACAACAGAGTCACTCACATTGCTGATGGTGTATTTAGGTTTCTTTCCAATCTGCAAACACT AAACTTAAGAAACAATGAAATTTCATGGGCCATAGAAGATGCTAGTGAAGCCTTTGCTGGACTCACAAGTCTCACTAAATT AATCTTACAAGGAAATCAGATTAAATCAGTTACAAAGAAAGCATTCATTGGTCTTGAGTCCCTTGAGCATCT agATTTGAACAACAATGCTATAATGTCTATTCAAGAAAATGCTTTTTCCCAGACTCGCTTGAAAGAATT GATTCTGAACACAAACAGTTTGCTCTGTGACTGCCATTCCAAGTGGTTGCTTCAGTGGCTGGTTGATAATAACTTTCAACATTCTGTGAATGTAAGCTGTGCACACCCTGAATGGCTTGCAGGGCAAAGCATCCTGAATGTGGATCTGAAAGATTTTGTctgtg aTGATTTGCTCAAGCCACAGATAAGAACTCATCCTGAAACCACAGTTGCTCTGAGAGGCGTGAATGTGACTCTGACATGCGCTGCGGTGAGCAGCAGTGATTCACCCATGTCTGCTCTGTGGCGCAAAGACAGTGAAGTCTTGTATGATGCTGACACTGAGAATTTTGTTCGTTATCAGCAGCAGGCTGGAGAAGCTCTGGAATATACTAGTGTCCTACACCTTTTCAGTGTGaatttcacagatgaaggaaAATATCAGTGTATTATTACTAATCACTTCGGTTCTAACTATTCTCATAAAGCCAAACTGACTGTGAATG AGATGCCATCTTTTCTGAAAACTCCAATGGATCTAACTATTCGCACTGGTGCCATGGCCAGATTAGAATGTGCTGCGGAGGGGCACCCTGCACCACAGATTTCCTGGCAGAAAGATGGTGGTACTGACTTCCCTGCGGCTCGAGAGAGACGCATGCATGTCATGCCTGAGGATGATGTCTTCTTCATTGCAAATGTGAAAATAGAAGACATGGGGATCTATAGCTGCATGGCACAGAATATAGCAGGCGGTCTCTCAGCAAATGCCTCGCTCATCGTGTTAG AGACACCCTCATTTGTTAGACCCCTGGAGGACAAGACAGTAACCCGAGGTGAAACTGCAGTATTACAGTGCATAGCTGGAGGGAGTCCCACCCCTCGCCTCAACTGGACCAAAGatgatggacctttgctggtgaCAGAACGGCACTTCTTTGCTGCAGCCAACCAGCTTCTCATCATCGTAGATGCTGGGCtagatgatgctgggaaatataCCTGCATTATGTCAAACACCCTTGGGACAGAACGTGGTCACATTTACCTCAATGTGATTTCATCCCCCAACTGTGACTCTTCCCAGAGTAGCATTGGGCATGAAGATGATGGCTGGACCACAGTTGGCATTGTGATCATTGTTGTGGTCTGCTGTGTAGTGGGCACCTCTTTGATCTGGGTCATTGTTATTTACCACATGAGGAGGAAAAACGAAGACTATAGTATTACAAACACAG AGGAACTCAATCTGCCTGCAGACATTCCCAGCTACTTGTCTTCCCAAGGaacactgtctgagccacaggaaggCTACAGCAACTCTGAGGCAGGCAGTCATCAGCAACTTATGCCTCCTGCCAATGGATATTTACACAGAGGCACTGATG GTGGCACTGGCACCCGAGTTATCTGCTCAGATTGTTATGACAATGCTAACATCTACTCCCGGACCCGAGAATACTGTCCGTACACCTATATCACTGAAGAGGATGTTCTGGATCAGACGCTGTCCAGCCTCATGGTCCAGATGCCCAAAGAGACTTACTTGGCACATCCTCCCCAAGATGCCACTACCCTGGAGAGCCTGGTGTCGTCAGCAGATAGAGAGAGATCTGCCTTTCCCACCAACCATGAGAGGATAAATGAGAAGAAGCCTTCCTCCACACAGATGAGCAGTG AAACCTTGCAGCGGCCTCTGTGGAACATAAGCAGAGAACCAGGTATGCCTCATCCTCCTTTTCCCCAGCAGTCAGTCCTTGAGTCATCACAACTCCATCAAAACGAGGGCCTGGCAGAGACTGATCCAGACTGTTCCACTTGCCCCACGCCCTGTCACAGGTTGCACGACCACACTTTTGATTTTAGTAGGACTCGGAATGTTCGCGATGGCAGTGAGGGCACATGA
- the LRIG2 gene encoding leucine-rich repeats and immunoglobulin-like domains protein 2 isoform X1, with amino-acid sequence MAPAPQGVREEPLLECGSRLLSRLLFLAQAVVLLLPAARAGLCPVPCSCRIPVLDCSRRKLPAPSWRALSTSLPPDAVSLDLSHNRLSNWNISLESQTLQEVKMNYNELTEIPYFGEPTSNITLLSLVHNIIPEINAEVFQFYPALETLDLSSNLISEIKTSSFPRMQLKYLNLSNNRITVLEAGCFDNLSSSLLVVKLNRNRISMIPPKIFKLPHLQFLELKRNRIKVVEGLTFQGLDSLRSLKMQRNGISKLKDGAFFGLDNMEELELEHNNLTEVNKGWLYGLRMLQQLYVSQNAVERISPDAWEFCQRLSELDLSYNQLTRLDESAFVGLSLLERLNLGDNRVTHIADGVFRFLSNLQTLNLRNNEISWAIEDASEAFAGLTSLTKLILQGNQIKSVTKKAFIGLESLEHLDLNNNAIMSIQENAFSQTRLKELILNTNSLLCDCHSKWLLQWLVDNNFQHSVNVSCAHPEWLAGQSILNVDLKDFVCDDLLKPQIRTHPETTVALRGVNVTLTCAAVSSSDSPMSALWRKDSEVLYDADTENFVRYQQQAGEALEYTSVLHLFSVNFTDEGKYQCIITNHFGSNYSHKAKLTVNEMPSFLKTPMDLTIRTGAMARLECAAEGHPAPQISWQKDGGTDFPAARERRMHVMPEDDVFFIANVKIEDMGIYSCMAQNIAGGLSANASLIVLETPSFVRPLEDKTVTRGETAVLQCIAGGSPTPRLNWTKDDGPLLVTERHFFAAANQLLIIVDAGLDDAGKYTCIMSNTLGTERGHIYLNVISSPNCDSSQSSIGHEDDGWTTVGIVIIVVVCCVVGTSLIWVIVIYHMRRKNEDYSITNTEELNLPADIPSYLSSQGTLSEPQEGYSNSEAGSHQQLMPPANGYLHRGTDGGTGTRVICSDCYDNANIYSRTREYCPYTYITEEDVLDQTLSSLMVQMPKETYLAHPPQDATTLESLVSSADRERSAFPTNHERINEKKPSSTQMSSETLQRPLWNISREPGMPHPPFPQQSVLESSQLHQNEGLAETDPDCSTCPTPCHRLHDHTFDFSRTRNVRDGSEGT; translated from the exons GGATTTGAGTCATAATCGGTTGTCTAACTGGAACATCAGCTTAGAGTCTCAGACATTACAAGAAGt GAAAATGAATTATAATGAACTAACAGAAATCCCGTATTTTGGAGAACCAACTTCTAATATTACTCTCCTCTCATT AGTTCATAATATAATcccagaaataaatgcagaagTGTTCCAGTTTTACCCTGCTCTCGAGACTTTAGATCTCAGCTCAAATCTAATATCAGAAATCAAGACATCTTCATTTCCTCGAATGCAGCTTAAATATCT GAATTTGAGTAATAATAGGATAACCGTCTTGGAGGCTGGTTGCTTTGATAATTTGTCAAGTTCCTTATTAGTGGTGAAGTTAAACAGGAACAGAATTAGCATGATTCCACCTAAGATCTTCAAGCTACCTCACCTCCAGTTCTT ggaacttAAAAGAAACAGGATTAAAGTTGTGGAGGGTCTCACATTTCAAGGGCTTGACTCCTTAAGATCTTTGAAAATGCAACGGAATGGAATTAGCAAACTTAAGGATGGAGCTTTTTTTGGCTTGGATAACATGGAAGAATT AGAACTGGAGCATAATAACCTTACAGAAGTGAACAAGGGTTGGTTGTACGGCTTGCGAATGTTACAGCAGCTCTATGTGAGCCAGAATGCTGTTGAAAGAATCAGCCCTGATGCGTGGGAGTTCTGCCAAAGACTGTCTGAACT TGATTTGTCCTATAACCAGTTGACCCGTCTGGATGAATCTGCCTTTGTGGGTCTGAGCTTACTGGAGAGATTGAATTTAGGGGACAACAGAGTCACTCACATTGCTGATGGTGTATTTAGGTTTCTTTCCAATCTGCAAACACT AAACTTAAGAAACAATGAAATTTCATGGGCCATAGAAGATGCTAGTGAAGCCTTTGCTGGACTCACAAGTCTCACTAAATT AATCTTACAAGGAAATCAGATTAAATCAGTTACAAAGAAAGCATTCATTGGTCTTGAGTCCCTTGAGCATCT agATTTGAACAACAATGCTATAATGTCTATTCAAGAAAATGCTTTTTCCCAGACTCGCTTGAAAGAATT GATTCTGAACACAAACAGTTTGCTCTGTGACTGCCATTCCAAGTGGTTGCTTCAGTGGCTGGTTGATAATAACTTTCAACATTCTGTGAATGTAAGCTGTGCACACCCTGAATGGCTTGCAGGGCAAAGCATCCTGAATGTGGATCTGAAAGATTTTGTctgtg aTGATTTGCTCAAGCCACAGATAAGAACTCATCCTGAAACCACAGTTGCTCTGAGAGGCGTGAATGTGACTCTGACATGCGCTGCGGTGAGCAGCAGTGATTCACCCATGTCTGCTCTGTGGCGCAAAGACAGTGAAGTCTTGTATGATGCTGACACTGAGAATTTTGTTCGTTATCAGCAGCAGGCTGGAGAAGCTCTGGAATATACTAGTGTCCTACACCTTTTCAGTGTGaatttcacagatgaaggaaAATATCAGTGTATTATTACTAATCACTTCGGTTCTAACTATTCTCATAAAGCCAAACTGACTGTGAATG AGATGCCATCTTTTCTGAAAACTCCAATGGATCTAACTATTCGCACTGGTGCCATGGCCAGATTAGAATGTGCTGCGGAGGGGCACCCTGCACCACAGATTTCCTGGCAGAAAGATGGTGGTACTGACTTCCCTGCGGCTCGAGAGAGACGCATGCATGTCATGCCTGAGGATGATGTCTTCTTCATTGCAAATGTGAAAATAGAAGACATGGGGATCTATAGCTGCATGGCACAGAATATAGCAGGCGGTCTCTCAGCAAATGCCTCGCTCATCGTGTTAG AGACACCCTCATTTGTTAGACCCCTGGAGGACAAGACAGTAACCCGAGGTGAAACTGCAGTATTACAGTGCATAGCTGGAGGGAGTCCCACCCCTCGCCTCAACTGGACCAAAGatgatggacctttgctggtgaCAGAACGGCACTTCTTTGCTGCAGCCAACCAGCTTCTCATCATCGTAGATGCTGGGCtagatgatgctgggaaatataCCTGCATTATGTCAAACACCCTTGGGACAGAACGTGGTCACATTTACCTCAATGTGATTTCATCCCCCAACTGTGACTCTTCCCAGAGTAGCATTGGGCATGAAGATGATGGCTGGACCACAGTTGGCATTGTGATCATTGTTGTGGTCTGCTGTGTAGTGGGCACCTCTTTGATCTGGGTCATTGTTATTTACCACATGAGGAGGAAAAACGAAGACTATAGTATTACAAACACAG AGGAACTCAATCTGCCTGCAGACATTCCCAGCTACTTGTCTTCCCAAGGaacactgtctgagccacaggaaggCTACAGCAACTCTGAGGCAGGCAGTCATCAGCAACTTATGCCTCCTGCCAATGGATATTTACACAGAGGCACTGATG GTGGCACTGGCACCCGAGTTATCTGCTCAGATTGTTATGACAATGCTAACATCTACTCCCGGACCCGAGAATACTGTCCGTACACCTATATCACTGAAGAGGATGTTCTGGATCAGACGCTGTCCAGCCTCATGGTCCAGATGCCCAAAGAGACTTACTTGGCACATCCTCCCCAAGATGCCACTACCCTGGAGAGCCTGGTGTCGTCAGCAGATAGAGAGAGATCTGCCTTTCCCACCAACCATGAGAGGATAAATGAGAAGAAGCCTTCCTCCACACAGATGAGCAGTG AAACCTTGCAGCGGCCTCTGTGGAACATAAGCAGAGAACCAGGTATGCCTCATCCTCCTTTTCCCCAGCAGTCAGTCCTTGAGTCATCACAACTCCATCAAAACGAGGGCCTGGCAGAGACTGATCCAGACTGTTCCACTTGCCCCACGCCCTGTCACAGGTTGCACGACCACACTTTTGATTTTAGTAGGACTCGGAATGTTCGCGATGGCAGTGAGGGCACATGA
- the LRIG2 gene encoding leucine-rich repeats and immunoglobulin-like domains protein 2 isoform X2: MAPAPQGVREEPLLECGSRLLSRLLFLAQAVVLLLPAARAGLCPVPCSCRIPVLDCSRRKLPAPSWRALSTSLPPDAVSLDLSHNRLSNWNISLESQTLQEVKMNYNELTEIPYFGEPTSNITLLSLVHNIIPEINAEVFQFYPALETLDLSSNLISEIKTSSFPRMQLKYLNLSNNRITVLEAGCFDNLSSSLLVVKLNRNRISMIPPKIFKLPHLQFLELKRNRIKVVEGLTFQGLDSLRSLKMQRNGISKLKDGAFFGLDNMEELELEHNNLTEVNKGWLYGLRMLQQLYVSQNAVERISPDAWEFCQRLSELDLSYNQLTRLDESAFVGLSLLERLNLGDNRVTHIADGVFRFLSNLQTLNLRNNEISWAIEDASEAFAGLTSLTKLILQGNQIKSVTKKAFIGLESLEHLDLNNNAIMSIQENAFSQTRLKELILNTNSLLCDCHSKWLLQWLVDNNFQHSVNVSCAHPEWLAGQSILNVDLKDFVCDDLLKPQIRTHPETTVALRGVNVTLTCAAVSSSDSPMSALWRKDSEVLYDADTENFVRYQQQAGEALEYTSVLHLFSVNFTDEGKYQCIITNHFGSNYSHKAKLTVNEMPSFLKTPMDLTIRTGAMARLECAAEGHPAPQISWQKDGGTDFPAARERRMHVMPEDDVFFIANVKIEDMGIYSCMAQNIAGGLSANASLIVLETPSFVRPLEDKTVTRGETAVLQCIAGGSPTPRLNWTKDDGPLLVTERHFFAAANQLLIIVDAGLDDAGKYTCIMSNTLGTERGHIYLNVISSPNCDSSQSSIGHEDDGWTTVGIVIIVVVCCVVGTSLIWVIVIYHMRRKNEDYSITNTGGTGTRVICSDCYDNANIYSRTREYCPYTYITEEDVLDQTLSSLMVQMPKETYLAHPPQDATTLESLVSSADRERSAFPTNHERINEKKPSSTQMSSETLQRPLWNISREPGMPHPPFPQQSVLESSQLHQNEGLAETDPDCSTCPTPCHRLHDHTFDFSRTRNVRDGSEGT; encoded by the exons GGATTTGAGTCATAATCGGTTGTCTAACTGGAACATCAGCTTAGAGTCTCAGACATTACAAGAAGt GAAAATGAATTATAATGAACTAACAGAAATCCCGTATTTTGGAGAACCAACTTCTAATATTACTCTCCTCTCATT AGTTCATAATATAATcccagaaataaatgcagaagTGTTCCAGTTTTACCCTGCTCTCGAGACTTTAGATCTCAGCTCAAATCTAATATCAGAAATCAAGACATCTTCATTTCCTCGAATGCAGCTTAAATATCT GAATTTGAGTAATAATAGGATAACCGTCTTGGAGGCTGGTTGCTTTGATAATTTGTCAAGTTCCTTATTAGTGGTGAAGTTAAACAGGAACAGAATTAGCATGATTCCACCTAAGATCTTCAAGCTACCTCACCTCCAGTTCTT ggaacttAAAAGAAACAGGATTAAAGTTGTGGAGGGTCTCACATTTCAAGGGCTTGACTCCTTAAGATCTTTGAAAATGCAACGGAATGGAATTAGCAAACTTAAGGATGGAGCTTTTTTTGGCTTGGATAACATGGAAGAATT AGAACTGGAGCATAATAACCTTACAGAAGTGAACAAGGGTTGGTTGTACGGCTTGCGAATGTTACAGCAGCTCTATGTGAGCCAGAATGCTGTTGAAAGAATCAGCCCTGATGCGTGGGAGTTCTGCCAAAGACTGTCTGAACT TGATTTGTCCTATAACCAGTTGACCCGTCTGGATGAATCTGCCTTTGTGGGTCTGAGCTTACTGGAGAGATTGAATTTAGGGGACAACAGAGTCACTCACATTGCTGATGGTGTATTTAGGTTTCTTTCCAATCTGCAAACACT AAACTTAAGAAACAATGAAATTTCATGGGCCATAGAAGATGCTAGTGAAGCCTTTGCTGGACTCACAAGTCTCACTAAATT AATCTTACAAGGAAATCAGATTAAATCAGTTACAAAGAAAGCATTCATTGGTCTTGAGTCCCTTGAGCATCT agATTTGAACAACAATGCTATAATGTCTATTCAAGAAAATGCTTTTTCCCAGACTCGCTTGAAAGAATT GATTCTGAACACAAACAGTTTGCTCTGTGACTGCCATTCCAAGTGGTTGCTTCAGTGGCTGGTTGATAATAACTTTCAACATTCTGTGAATGTAAGCTGTGCACACCCTGAATGGCTTGCAGGGCAAAGCATCCTGAATGTGGATCTGAAAGATTTTGTctgtg aTGATTTGCTCAAGCCACAGATAAGAACTCATCCTGAAACCACAGTTGCTCTGAGAGGCGTGAATGTGACTCTGACATGCGCTGCGGTGAGCAGCAGTGATTCACCCATGTCTGCTCTGTGGCGCAAAGACAGTGAAGTCTTGTATGATGCTGACACTGAGAATTTTGTTCGTTATCAGCAGCAGGCTGGAGAAGCTCTGGAATATACTAGTGTCCTACACCTTTTCAGTGTGaatttcacagatgaaggaaAATATCAGTGTATTATTACTAATCACTTCGGTTCTAACTATTCTCATAAAGCCAAACTGACTGTGAATG AGATGCCATCTTTTCTGAAAACTCCAATGGATCTAACTATTCGCACTGGTGCCATGGCCAGATTAGAATGTGCTGCGGAGGGGCACCCTGCACCACAGATTTCCTGGCAGAAAGATGGTGGTACTGACTTCCCTGCGGCTCGAGAGAGACGCATGCATGTCATGCCTGAGGATGATGTCTTCTTCATTGCAAATGTGAAAATAGAAGACATGGGGATCTATAGCTGCATGGCACAGAATATAGCAGGCGGTCTCTCAGCAAATGCCTCGCTCATCGTGTTAG AGACACCCTCATTTGTTAGACCCCTGGAGGACAAGACAGTAACCCGAGGTGAAACTGCAGTATTACAGTGCATAGCTGGAGGGAGTCCCACCCCTCGCCTCAACTGGACCAAAGatgatggacctttgctggtgaCAGAACGGCACTTCTTTGCTGCAGCCAACCAGCTTCTCATCATCGTAGATGCTGGGCtagatgatgctgggaaatataCCTGCATTATGTCAAACACCCTTGGGACAGAACGTGGTCACATTTACCTCAATGTGATTTCATCCCCCAACTGTGACTCTTCCCAGAGTAGCATTGGGCATGAAGATGATGGCTGGACCACAGTTGGCATTGTGATCATTGTTGTGGTCTGCTGTGTAGTGGGCACCTCTTTGATCTGGGTCATTGTTATTTACCACATGAGGAGGAAAAACGAAGACTATAGTATTACAAACACAG GTGGCACTGGCACCCGAGTTATCTGCTCAGATTGTTATGACAATGCTAACATCTACTCCCGGACCCGAGAATACTGTCCGTACACCTATATCACTGAAGAGGATGTTCTGGATCAGACGCTGTCCAGCCTCATGGTCCAGATGCCCAAAGAGACTTACTTGGCACATCCTCCCCAAGATGCCACTACCCTGGAGAGCCTGGTGTCGTCAGCAGATAGAGAGAGATCTGCCTTTCCCACCAACCATGAGAGGATAAATGAGAAGAAGCCTTCCTCCACACAGATGAGCAGTG AAACCTTGCAGCGGCCTCTGTGGAACATAAGCAGAGAACCAGGTATGCCTCATCCTCCTTTTCCCCAGCAGTCAGTCCTTGAGTCATCACAACTCCATCAAAACGAGGGCCTGGCAGAGACTGATCCAGACTGTTCCACTTGCCCCACGCCCTGTCACAGGTTGCACGACCACACTTTTGATTTTAGTAGGACTCGGAATGTTCGCGATGGCAGTGAGGGCACATGA